One Ricinus communis isolate WT05 ecotype wild-type chromosome 1, ASM1957865v1, whole genome shotgun sequence DNA window includes the following coding sequences:
- the LOC8268643 gene encoding arabinogalactan protein 16 → MAVSSSSRTLFGFATIFTLLFVIFSPSVRAQAPAPAPTSDGTAIDQGIAYMLMVVALVLTYLIHPLDASSSYSFF, encoded by the exons atggcagTCTCATCATCATCCAGGACTTTGTTTGGATTTGCGACTATCTTCACTCTTCTTTTCGTCATTTTCTCTCCCTCCGTCCGAGCCCAGGCTCCTGCCCCTGCTCCTACTAGCGATG GTACTGCAATTGATCAAGGAATTGCATACATGTTGATGGTGGTGGCCTTAGTGCTCACATACCTTATCCACCCGCTGGATGCTTCCTCCTCTTACAGCTTCTTttga
- the LOC8268641 gene encoding uncharacterized protein LOC8268641: protein MELKGDLQVFIERAWALHDGLNDDIRNSNSSFCTFCSENGRFSNISQTSFQEKQRLIAIRDSLKDVGDVLMLLQKLQSWQLIDRHAALTRLEESRVILIERVKEYTGRPVDVVRELNSCFNNGNTAFDWSVNGTTKKRVADSNKEKKRRSGFMICGIRMLVDPRKWQKAFVVAAKLAVVSVSISSTVMLRHANRQQNCSPRVEPRKDTISSSSLDVFQGRG, encoded by the exons ATGGAGTTGAAGGGGGACCTTCAGGTTTTCATTGAGAGAGCATGGGCTTTGCATGATGGGCTTAATGATGACATCAGAAACAGTAACAGCTCCTTCTGCACTTTCTGTTCTGAAAATGGTCGTTTCTCTAATATTTCACAGACATCATTTCAAGAAAAGCAGAGACTGATTGCCATTAGAGATTCATTAAAGGATGTTGGGGACGTGCTCATGCTCTTACAG AAATTACAATCTTGGCAACTAATAGACAGGCATGCAGCACTCACTCGCTTAGAAGAAAGCAGAGTGATTCTAATAGAAAGAGTGAAAGAATATACAGGAAGACCTGTTGACGTTGTAAGAGAGCTGAATTCTTGTTTTAACAATGGAAACACTGCATTTGACTGGAGTGTGAATGGCACAACCAAGAAAAGAGTTGCAGAttccaataaggaaaagaagaggAGAAGTGGGTTTATGATTTGTGGCATTAGAATGTTAGTTGATCCACGGAAATGGCAAAAGGCATTTGTTGTGGCGGCCAAATTGGCAGTGGTTTCAGTAAGCATTTCATCTACAGTTATGCTTCGTCATGCCAACAGACAACAAAATTGCAGTCCAAGAGTTGAACCAAGGAAAGATACCATCTCTAGTAGCTCTTTGGATGTATTTCAAGGAAGAGGATGA
- the LOC8268642 gene encoding mitochondrial carrier protein MTM1 isoform X5 → MESVVRNHYVLRDVLSTREPWMSFIKLLASGEIVQEGFGRLWRGTNASLALAVPTVGIYLPCYDIFRNLMEDLTTHHAPGLTPYVPLVAGSLSRSLACVTCYPVELARTRMQAFKETQNGAKPAGVWKTLVEMTNLVRGTNNLQKLQSYRVLWTGLGAQLARDVPFSAICWSTLEFIRRRILTLVDDEARATSVLGANFSAGFVAGSLAAALTCPLDVARTRRQIEKDPTRALTMTAIKTLQEVWRDGGFRGLFTGIGPRVARAGPSVGIVVSFYEVVKYTLNQ, encoded by the exons ATGGAGTCCGTGGTTCGGAACCATTATGTGCTTCGGGATGTACTAAGTACAAGGGAACCATGGATGTCTTTTATAAAGTTACTCGCCAG TGGTGAAATTGTGCAGGAAGGATTTGGCAGACTGTGGAGGGGTACAAATGCAAGCTTAGCTTTGGCAGTGCCAACT GTGGGCATCTACCTTCCTTGTTATGACATTTTCAGGAATTTAATGGAAGATTTAACTACTCATCATGCTCCAGGCTTGACGCCATATGTACCATTAGTTGCAGGGTCACTATCACGTTCACTAGCCTGTGTTACTTGTTATCCTGTGGAGTTGGCAAGAACCCGCATGCAG GCATTTAAAGAAACCCAAAATGGTGCAAAGCCTGCAGGGGTTTGGAAAACATTAGTTGAGATGACCAACCTAGTCAGGGGCACAAACAATCTTCAGAAGT TGCAAAGTTATCGCGTCTTATGGACTGGCCTTGGTGCACAACTGGCTCGAGATGTTCCTTTTTCTGCAATCTGTTGGTCAACCCTTGAGTTT ATCAGAAGAAGAATTCTTACTCTTGTAGATGATGAGGCCCGTGCAACCAGTGTCCTTGGAGCAAATTTCTCTGCTGGTTTTGTTGCAGGGAGTCTAGCAGCTGCTCTAACATGTCCATTAGATGTAGCAAGGACTAGAAGGCAGATAGAG AAGGATCCAACAAGGGCGTTAACTATGACGGCAATAAAGACATTGCAGGAAGTCTGGAG GGATGGAGGGTTTAGAGGACTATTCACAGGAATTGGTCCCCGTGTTGCTCGTGCTGGCCCTTCTGTGGGAATAGTCGTTTCCTTTTATGAAGTCGTCAAGTATACACTAAATCAATAG
- the LOC8268642 gene encoding mitochondrial carrier protein MTM1 isoform X1, with the protein MVGGLKQSLPTRISAAAAASRVDIDGNVSSVSETMFVSNKDGDDPPKTLSSDVNIGLGERALSAAGAAVVSAIIVNPLDVAKTRLQAQAAGFPNQGLCGTACLGTDMILSDLKHGVRGSEPLCASGCTKYKGTMDVFYKVTRQEGFGRLWRGTNASLALAVPTVGIYLPCYDIFRNLMEDLTTHHAPGLTPYVPLVAGSLSRSLACVTCYPVELARTRMQAFKETQNGAKPAGVWKTLVEMTNLVRGTNNLQKLQSYRVLWTGLGAQLARDVPFSAICWSTLEFIRRRILTLVDDEARATSVLGANFSAGFVAGSLAAALTCPLDVARTRRQIEKDPTRALTMTAIKTLQEVWRDGGFRGLFTGIGPRVARAGPSVGIVVSFYEVVKYTLNQ; encoded by the exons ATGGTGGGAGGGCTAAAACAGAGCCTGCCTACAAGGATAAGCGCAGCGGCTGCTGCTTCAAGAGTGGATATTGATGGAAACGTTTCTTCTGTTTCAGAAACGATGTTTGTTTCTAATAAAGATGGGGATGATCCTCCTAAAACGCTGTCGTCAGATGTCAATATAGGTCTGGGTGAGAGAGCCCTTTCTGCTGCTGGTGCCGCTGTTGTCTCGGCCATCATTGTTAATCCTCTAGATGTCGCTAAG ACAAGATTGCAAGCACAGGCAGCTGGATTTCCTAATCAAGGATTATGTGGAACAGCATGTTTGGGAACAGATATG ATTCTTTCGGATTTGAAACATGGAGTCCGTGGTTCGGAACCATTATGTGCTTCGGGATGTACTAAGTACAAGGGAACCATGGATGTCTTTTATAAAGTTACTCGCCAG GAAGGATTTGGCAGACTGTGGAGGGGTACAAATGCAAGCTTAGCTTTGGCAGTGCCAACT GTGGGCATCTACCTTCCTTGTTATGACATTTTCAGGAATTTAATGGAAGATTTAACTACTCATCATGCTCCAGGCTTGACGCCATATGTACCATTAGTTGCAGGGTCACTATCACGTTCACTAGCCTGTGTTACTTGTTATCCTGTGGAGTTGGCAAGAACCCGCATGCAG GCATTTAAAGAAACCCAAAATGGTGCAAAGCCTGCAGGGGTTTGGAAAACATTAGTTGAGATGACCAACCTAGTCAGGGGCACAAACAATCTTCAGAAGT TGCAAAGTTATCGCGTCTTATGGACTGGCCTTGGTGCACAACTGGCTCGAGATGTTCCTTTTTCTGCAATCTGTTGGTCAACCCTTGAGTTT ATCAGAAGAAGAATTCTTACTCTTGTAGATGATGAGGCCCGTGCAACCAGTGTCCTTGGAGCAAATTTCTCTGCTGGTTTTGTTGCAGGGAGTCTAGCAGCTGCTCTAACATGTCCATTAGATGTAGCAAGGACTAGAAGGCAGATAGAG AAGGATCCAACAAGGGCGTTAACTATGACGGCAATAAAGACATTGCAGGAAGTCTGGAG GGATGGAGGGTTTAGAGGACTATTCACAGGAATTGGTCCCCGTGTTGCTCGTGCTGGCCCTTCTGTGGGAATAGTCGTTTCCTTTTATGAAGTCGTCAAGTATACACTAAATCAATAG
- the LOC8268642 gene encoding mitochondrial carrier protein MTM1 isoform X4, whose protein sequence is MVGGLKQSLPTRISAAAAASRVDIDGNVSSVSETMFVSNKDGDDPPKTLSSDVNIGLGERALSAAGAAVVSAIIVNPLDVAKTRLQAQAAGFPNQGLCGTACLGTDMILSDLKHGVRGSEPLCASGCTKYKGTMDVFYKVTRQEGFGRLWRGTNASLALAVPTVGIYLPCYDIFRNLMEDLTTHHAPGLTPYVPLVAGSLSRSLACVTCYPVELARTRMQAFKETQNGAKPAGVWKTLVEMTNLVRGTNNLQKLQSYRVLWTGLGAQLARDVPFSAICWSTLEFIRRRILTLVDDEARATSVLGANFSAGFVAGSLAAALTCPLDVARTRRQIEDPTRALTMTAIKTLQEVWRGISTWEG, encoded by the exons ATGGTGGGAGGGCTAAAACAGAGCCTGCCTACAAGGATAAGCGCAGCGGCTGCTGCTTCAAGAGTGGATATTGATGGAAACGTTTCTTCTGTTTCAGAAACGATGTTTGTTTCTAATAAAGATGGGGATGATCCTCCTAAAACGCTGTCGTCAGATGTCAATATAGGTCTGGGTGAGAGAGCCCTTTCTGCTGCTGGTGCCGCTGTTGTCTCGGCCATCATTGTTAATCCTCTAGATGTCGCTAAG ACAAGATTGCAAGCACAGGCAGCTGGATTTCCTAATCAAGGATTATGTGGAACAGCATGTTTGGGAACAGATATG ATTCTTTCGGATTTGAAACATGGAGTCCGTGGTTCGGAACCATTATGTGCTTCGGGATGTACTAAGTACAAGGGAACCATGGATGTCTTTTATAAAGTTACTCGCCAG GAAGGATTTGGCAGACTGTGGAGGGGTACAAATGCAAGCTTAGCTTTGGCAGTGCCAACT GTGGGCATCTACCTTCCTTGTTATGACATTTTCAGGAATTTAATGGAAGATTTAACTACTCATCATGCTCCAGGCTTGACGCCATATGTACCATTAGTTGCAGGGTCACTATCACGTTCACTAGCCTGTGTTACTTGTTATCCTGTGGAGTTGGCAAGAACCCGCATGCAG GCATTTAAAGAAACCCAAAATGGTGCAAAGCCTGCAGGGGTTTGGAAAACATTAGTTGAGATGACCAACCTAGTCAGGGGCACAAACAATCTTCAGAAGT TGCAAAGTTATCGCGTCTTATGGACTGGCCTTGGTGCACAACTGGCTCGAGATGTTCCTTTTTCTGCAATCTGTTGGTCAACCCTTGAGTTT ATCAGAAGAAGAATTCTTACTCTTGTAGATGATGAGGCCCGTGCAACCAGTGTCCTTGGAGCAAATTTCTCTGCTGGTTTTGTTGCAGGGAGTCTAGCAGCTGCTCTAACATGTCCATTAGATGTAGCAAGGACTAGAAGGCAGATAGAG GATCCAACAAGGGCGTTAACTATGACGGCAATAAAGACATTGCAGGAAGTCTGGAG GGGCATTTCTACTTGGGAGGGTTAA
- the LOC8268644 gene encoding tubulin gamma-1 chain has translation MPREIITLQVGQCGNQIGMEFWKQLCLEHGISKDGILEDFATQGGDRKDVFFYQADDQHYIPRALLIDLEPRVINGIQNSEYRNLYNHENIFVSDHGGGAGNNWASGYHQGKGVEEDIMDMIDREADGSDSLEGFVLCHSIAGGTGSGMGSYLLETLNDRYSKKLVQTYSVFPNQMETSDVVVQPYNSLLTLKRLTLNADCVVVLDNTALNRIAVERLHLSNPTFAQTNSLVSTVMSASTTTLRYPGYMNNDLVGLLASLIPTPRCHFLMTGYTPLTVERQANVIRKTTVLDVMRRLLQTKNIMVSSYARTKEASQAKYISILNIIQGEVDPTQVHESLQRIRERKLVNFIEWGPASIQVALSRKSPYVQTAHRVSGLMLASHTSIRHLFSKCLSQYEKLRKKQAFLDNYRKFPMFADNDLSEFDESRDIIESLVDEYKACESPDYIKWGMEDPDQLLTAEGNAAGTVDPNLTV, from the exons atgcCAAGAGAAATAATAACATTGCAGGTTGGACAATGTGGGAACCAGATCGGCATGGAATTCTGGAAGCAGCTCTGCCTTGAGCACGGAATCAGTAAAGATGGCATTCTTGAGGATTTCGCCACTCAG GGAGGTGACAGGAAGGATGTGTTCTTTTACCAAGCTGATGATCAGCATTACATACCACGAGCTTTACTCATAGATTTGGAGCCTAGGGTAATCAATGGTATTCAAAATAGTGAATACCGGAATCTCTACAATCATGAGAACATCTTTGTTTCTGATCATGGTGGTGGCGCTGGAAATAACTGGGCTAGTGGATATCATCAG GGAAAAGGGGTTGAAGAGGATATAATGGACATGATTGATAGAGAAGCTGATGGGAGTGATAGTCTTGAGGGCTTTGTTCTCTGCCACTCAATTGCTGGAGGGACAGGCTCAG GTATGGGTTCATATCTGTTGGAGACTCTGAATGATCGTTATAGCAAAAAGCTGGTTCAGACATACAGTGTATTTCCTAACCAGATGGAGACAAGTGATGTTGTGGTCCAGCCCTACAACTCACTTTTAACACTCAAGAGACTGACACTAAATGCTGATTGTGTTGTTGTTCTTGACAACACTGCGTTGAATAGAATTGCTGTGGAACGCCTACATCTATCAAATCCTACATTTGCTCAAACTAACTCTTTGGTATCTACTGTCATGTCTGCAAGCACAACCACATTGCGGTATCCTGGATATATGAACAATGACTTGGTCGGTCTTCTTGCCTCTTTAATTCCAACACCAAGATGTCACTTTCTTATGACAGGATATACACCACTCACAGTAGAGCGCCAG GCTAATGTGATACGTAAAACTACTGTACTCGATGTGATGAGAAGACTTCTGCAG ACAAAGAATATTATGGTGTCCTCTTATGCGAGAACAAAAGAAGCCAGTCAAGCAAAGTACATCTCGATTTTGAACATAATTCAAGGAGAAGTGGACCCTACTCAG GTTCATGAAAGTTTACAGAGGATTCGTGAAAGAAAGCTTGTTAACTTTATTGAGTGGGGCCCTGCTAGCATACAG GTCGCTCTATCAAGAAAGTCTCCATATGTCCAAACTGCCCATAGG GTAAGCGGTCTCATGCTAGCAAGCCATACTAGCATACGGCACCTCTTCAGCAAATGTTTGAGCCAATATGAGAAGCTGAGAAAGAAGCAAGCTTTTCTTGACAATTACCGGAAATTTCCAATGTTTGCT GACAACGATCTCTCAGAATTTGATGAATCTAGGGATATAATTGAGAGTTTGGTTGATGAATACAAAGCCTGTGAATCCCCAGATTACATCAAATGGGGAATGGAG GATCCTGACCAACTTCTTACAGCAGAAGGCAATGCAGCTGGAACTGTGGATCCAAACTTAACAGTTTAA
- the LOC8268642 gene encoding mitochondrial carrier protein MTM1 isoform X2 — MVGGLKQSLPTRISAAAAASRVDIDGNVSSVSETMFVSNKDGDDPPKTLSSDVNIGLGERALSAAGAAVVSAIIVNPLDVAKTRLQAQAAGFPNQGLCGTACLGTDMILSDLKHGVRGSEPLCASGCTKYKGTMDVFYKVTRQEGFGRLWRGTNASLALAVPTVGIYLPCYDIFRNLMEDLTTHHAPGLTPYVPLVAGSLSRSLACVTCYPVELARTRMQAFKETQNGAKPAGVWKTLVEMTNLVRGTNNLQKLQSYRVLWTGLGAQLARDVPFSAICWSTLEFIRRRILTLVDDEARATSVLGANFSAGFVAGSLAAALTCPLDVARTRRQIEDPTRALTMTAIKTLQEVWRDGGFRGLFTGIGPRVARAGPSVGIVVSFYEVVKYTLNQ, encoded by the exons ATGGTGGGAGGGCTAAAACAGAGCCTGCCTACAAGGATAAGCGCAGCGGCTGCTGCTTCAAGAGTGGATATTGATGGAAACGTTTCTTCTGTTTCAGAAACGATGTTTGTTTCTAATAAAGATGGGGATGATCCTCCTAAAACGCTGTCGTCAGATGTCAATATAGGTCTGGGTGAGAGAGCCCTTTCTGCTGCTGGTGCCGCTGTTGTCTCGGCCATCATTGTTAATCCTCTAGATGTCGCTAAG ACAAGATTGCAAGCACAGGCAGCTGGATTTCCTAATCAAGGATTATGTGGAACAGCATGTTTGGGAACAGATATG ATTCTTTCGGATTTGAAACATGGAGTCCGTGGTTCGGAACCATTATGTGCTTCGGGATGTACTAAGTACAAGGGAACCATGGATGTCTTTTATAAAGTTACTCGCCAG GAAGGATTTGGCAGACTGTGGAGGGGTACAAATGCAAGCTTAGCTTTGGCAGTGCCAACT GTGGGCATCTACCTTCCTTGTTATGACATTTTCAGGAATTTAATGGAAGATTTAACTACTCATCATGCTCCAGGCTTGACGCCATATGTACCATTAGTTGCAGGGTCACTATCACGTTCACTAGCCTGTGTTACTTGTTATCCTGTGGAGTTGGCAAGAACCCGCATGCAG GCATTTAAAGAAACCCAAAATGGTGCAAAGCCTGCAGGGGTTTGGAAAACATTAGTTGAGATGACCAACCTAGTCAGGGGCACAAACAATCTTCAGAAGT TGCAAAGTTATCGCGTCTTATGGACTGGCCTTGGTGCACAACTGGCTCGAGATGTTCCTTTTTCTGCAATCTGTTGGTCAACCCTTGAGTTT ATCAGAAGAAGAATTCTTACTCTTGTAGATGATGAGGCCCGTGCAACCAGTGTCCTTGGAGCAAATTTCTCTGCTGGTTTTGTTGCAGGGAGTCTAGCAGCTGCTCTAACATGTCCATTAGATGTAGCAAGGACTAGAAGGCAGATAGAG GATCCAACAAGGGCGTTAACTATGACGGCAATAAAGACATTGCAGGAAGTCTGGAG GGATGGAGGGTTTAGAGGACTATTCACAGGAATTGGTCCCCGTGTTGCTCGTGCTGGCCCTTCTGTGGGAATAGTCGTTTCCTTTTATGAAGTCGTCAAGTATACACTAAATCAATAG
- the LOC8268642 gene encoding mitochondrial carrier protein MTM1 isoform X3, with protein sequence MVGGLKQSLPTRISAAAAASRVDIDGNVSSVSETMFVSNKDGDDPPKTLSSDVNIGLGERALSAAGAAVVSAIIVNPLDVAKTRLQAQAAGFPNQGLCGTACLGTDMILSDLKHGVRGSEPLCASGCTKYKGTMDVFYKVTRQEGFGRLWRGTNASLALAVPTVGIYLPCYDIFRNLMEDLTTHHAPGLTPYVPLVAGSLSRSLACVTCYPVELARTRMQAFKETQNGAKPAGVWKTLVEMTNLVRGTNNLQKLQSYRVLWTGLGAQLARDVPFSAICWSTLEFIRRRILTLVDDEARATSVLGANFSAGFVAGSLAAALTCPLDVARTRRQIEKDPTRALTMTAIKTLQEVWRGISTWEG encoded by the exons ATGGTGGGAGGGCTAAAACAGAGCCTGCCTACAAGGATAAGCGCAGCGGCTGCTGCTTCAAGAGTGGATATTGATGGAAACGTTTCTTCTGTTTCAGAAACGATGTTTGTTTCTAATAAAGATGGGGATGATCCTCCTAAAACGCTGTCGTCAGATGTCAATATAGGTCTGGGTGAGAGAGCCCTTTCTGCTGCTGGTGCCGCTGTTGTCTCGGCCATCATTGTTAATCCTCTAGATGTCGCTAAG ACAAGATTGCAAGCACAGGCAGCTGGATTTCCTAATCAAGGATTATGTGGAACAGCATGTTTGGGAACAGATATG ATTCTTTCGGATTTGAAACATGGAGTCCGTGGTTCGGAACCATTATGTGCTTCGGGATGTACTAAGTACAAGGGAACCATGGATGTCTTTTATAAAGTTACTCGCCAG GAAGGATTTGGCAGACTGTGGAGGGGTACAAATGCAAGCTTAGCTTTGGCAGTGCCAACT GTGGGCATCTACCTTCCTTGTTATGACATTTTCAGGAATTTAATGGAAGATTTAACTACTCATCATGCTCCAGGCTTGACGCCATATGTACCATTAGTTGCAGGGTCACTATCACGTTCACTAGCCTGTGTTACTTGTTATCCTGTGGAGTTGGCAAGAACCCGCATGCAG GCATTTAAAGAAACCCAAAATGGTGCAAAGCCTGCAGGGGTTTGGAAAACATTAGTTGAGATGACCAACCTAGTCAGGGGCACAAACAATCTTCAGAAGT TGCAAAGTTATCGCGTCTTATGGACTGGCCTTGGTGCACAACTGGCTCGAGATGTTCCTTTTTCTGCAATCTGTTGGTCAACCCTTGAGTTT ATCAGAAGAAGAATTCTTACTCTTGTAGATGATGAGGCCCGTGCAACCAGTGTCCTTGGAGCAAATTTCTCTGCTGGTTTTGTTGCAGGGAGTCTAGCAGCTGCTCTAACATGTCCATTAGATGTAGCAAGGACTAGAAGGCAGATAGAG AAGGATCCAACAAGGGCGTTAACTATGACGGCAATAAAGACATTGCAGGAAGTCTGGAG GGGCATTTCTACTTGGGAGGGTTAA